The Blattabacterium cuenoti genome includes a region encoding these proteins:
- the miaA gene encoding tRNA (adenosine(37)-N6)-dimethylallyltransferase MiaA, whose protein sequence is MAEKLKTEILSCDSRQFYKELRIGTSMPTEKELSKVPHHFIGHLNIHQIYNAKLFEIDCLEKIYKLFEKYSILILVGGSGLYEKAITEGLSYLPEINLNIRNDLIFHFKKKGISFLQNELKKFKKQDKLIIDIHNPRRIIRYLEIVKSTGFSPSFFLKKRLKKRNFLIIKIGLIMSRYEIYSRINDRVENMIKKGLLDEAKRYYCYRNLNSLQTIGYREIFEFFYKEKNCLNETIEKIKINTRRYAKRQLTWYRKDSSVTWFHPKEKQKIFNFILKRVGNTGFEPVTPCL, encoded by the coding sequence TTGGCTGAAAAATTAAAAACTGAAATTTTATCTTGTGATTCTAGACAATTTTATAAAGAACTCAGGATAGGGACTTCAATGCCTACAGAAAAAGAACTTTCTAAAGTTCCTCATCATTTTATAGGACATTTAAATATTCATCAAATTTATAATGCAAAACTTTTTGAAATAGACTGTTTAGAAAAAATTTATAAATTATTTGAAAAATATTCTATTTTGATTCTGGTAGGAGGTTCTGGATTGTATGAAAAAGCTATAACAGAAGGTTTATCTTATTTACCTGAAATAAACTTAAATATTAGAAATGATTTGATTTTTCATTTTAAAAAAAAGGGAATATCTTTTTTGCAAAATGAATTGAAAAAATTTAAAAAACAAGATAAATTAATAATAGATATTCATAACCCCAGACGTATAATACGATATTTGGAAATAGTAAAGTCTACAGGTTTTTCTCCTTCCTTTTTTTTGAAAAAAAGACTAAAAAAAAGAAATTTTTTGATTATTAAAATAGGATTGATCATGTCTAGATATGAAATCTATTCTAGAATAAATGATAGAGTAGAAAATATGATTAAAAAAGGTCTTTTAGATGAAGCAAAACGCTATTACTGTTATAGAAATTTAAATAGTTTACAAACTATAGGTTATAGAGAAATTTTTGAATTTTTTTATAAAGAAAAAAATTGTTTAAATGAAACCATAGAGAAAATAAAAATAAATACTAGGAGATATGCAAAAAGACAATTAACTTGGTATAGGAAAGATTCTTCTGTTACATGGTTTCATCCAAAAGAAAAACAAAAAATTTTTAATTTTATTTTAAAAAGAGTGGGCAATACTGGATTTGAACCAGTGACCCCCTGCTTGTAA
- a CDS encoding bifunctional folylpolyglutamate synthase/dihydrofolate synthase, giving the protein MNYLETVQWIFKRLPIYQTSGLKSYKPGLKRIQNFCSHLGNPQNFFKSIHVGGTNGKGSTVHMLSSILQEEEYRIGLFTSPHLIDFRERITCNGVLIEKDFIIDFVRKNQKFIEKEKISFFEMNTALAFQYFKEKKVNIAIIEVGMGGRLDSTNLIIPEISVITNISIDHTETLGNSKLKIALEKAGIIKKNVPVIIGSQISKNIQFLFIKEALKKNAPIYFSVKKKEDFKYEMPFEADYQDLNRSIVLKIVTILNSRKNIFVSDQSIKKGLKNVIKNTNFKGRWHILQKDYPKIICDIAHNEKGIYMINHQLKKESYDKLHLVLGFVREKKVGKLLKHFPIESFYYFCQPKIDRKFPIYDLKILVYQMFQDRRKINFYDSVEKAFLSAKRKANKNDLILISGSTFIVSEVLLYYKNFFLTFE; this is encoded by the coding sequence TTGAATTATTTAGAAACTGTTCAATGGATTTTTAAACGTCTTCCAATTTATCAAACATCAGGATTGAAATCATACAAACCAGGTTTGAAAAGAATACAAAATTTTTGTTCTCATTTAGGAAATCCTCAAAATTTTTTTAAAAGCATACATGTAGGCGGAACAAATGGAAAAGGCTCTACAGTACACATGTTATCTTCTATTCTTCAAGAAGAAGAATATAGAATTGGGTTATTTACTTCTCCTCATTTAATAGACTTTAGAGAGAGAATTACCTGTAATGGAGTTTTAATAGAAAAAGATTTTATTATTGATTTCGTTAGAAAAAATCAAAAATTTATAGAAAAAGAAAAAATTTCATTTTTTGAAATGAATACAGCTTTGGCTTTTCAATATTTTAAAGAAAAAAAAGTAAATATAGCAATTATTGAGGTAGGTATGGGGGGGCGCTTAGATTCCACTAATCTTATAATTCCCGAAATATCTGTCATCACCAATATTAGCATAGACCATACAGAAACTCTAGGAAATAGCAAATTAAAAATTGCTTTGGAAAAAGCAGGAATCATTAAGAAAAATGTCCCAGTAATAATAGGAAGTCAAATATCAAAAAATATACAATTCCTTTTTATTAAAGAAGCTTTAAAAAAGAACGCTCCCATTTATTTTTCTGTAAAAAAAAAGGAGGATTTTAAGTATGAAATGCCTTTTGAAGCAGATTATCAGGATTTAAATAGAAGTATTGTATTAAAAATTGTGACTATTCTAAATAGTAGGAAAAATATATTTGTATCTGATCAATCTATAAAAAAAGGATTAAAAAATGTAATAAAAAATACAAATTTTAAAGGACGTTGGCATATTTTACAGAAAGACTATCCAAAGATTATTTGTGATATAGCTCATAATGAAAAAGGGATATATATGATCAATCATCAATTAAAAAAAGAATCTTATGATAAATTGCATTTGGTTTTAGGTTTTGTGAGAGAGAAAAAAGTAGGAAAATTATTAAAACATTTTCCAATTGAATCTTTCTATTATTTTTGTCAACCTAAAATTGATAGAAAATTTCCTATTTATGATCTAAAAATATTGGTATATCAAATGTTCCAAGATCGCAGAAAAATAAATTTTTATGATTCTGTAGAAAAAGCTTTTTTATCTGCTAAAAGAAAAGCTAATAAAAATGATCTAATCCTAATAAGTGGAAGTACGTTTATTGTATCTGAAGTTTTATTATATTATAAAAATTTTTTTCTTACATTTGAGTAA
- the glnS gene encoding glutamine--tRNA ligase has protein sequence MGIELHLHFIERIIEEDIKKGFPIEKIRFRFPPEPNGYLHIGHVKAICLNFELGKKYKSPVNLRFDDTNPIVENRNFIESIKRDILFLGFKWDMESYASDYFYQLYKWAVILIKRNQAYVDDQSQKIIQFQRKSPFETGINSNYRNRSTDENLYLFERMKNGFFKEGSCVLRAKINMDSQNMNMRDPIMYRILQKKHHRTGYQWCIYPTYDWTHGQCDYIEQISHSLCSLEFENRRPLYNWYLDQIYDNEKIRPKQIEFSRLNLSHTITSKRKIQYLIEKKIIQSWDDPRILTISGLRRKGYTSTSLKNFVHKVGITKRNNIIDISLLEFWIREHLNKIAPRVMVVFHPIKLIIDNYSMNTTEWIESENNPENPNFGNRKVPFSKFLYIEKDDFLEKQRKNFFRLSIGKEVRLKNAYIIKANSIIKNYKGEIKEIHCSYDPKSKSGKKEKTKERGRTKSTLHWVSIKHSFPIEINLYNPLFLKRNPDIDFDTCINPKSKDKIIGYAEPYLKKAKKGDHFQFQRIGYFYVEDSTINKIIFNKTAYIKNQWKK, from the coding sequence ATTGGGATAGAATTACATCTACATTTTATTGAAAGAATTATAGAGGAAGATATAAAAAAAGGGTTTCCTATTGAGAAAATTAGATTTCGTTTTCCTCCTGAACCAAATGGATATCTTCATATTGGACATGTGAAAGCTATATGTCTCAATTTTGAGTTGGGGAAAAAATATAAATCACCAGTTAACTTAAGATTTGATGATACTAATCCGATTGTAGAAAATCGGAATTTTATAGAATCTATAAAAAGAGACATTCTTTTTTTAGGATTTAAATGGGATATGGAAAGTTATGCTTCAGATTATTTTTATCAACTTTATAAATGGGCAGTGATCTTAATTAAGAGAAATCAAGCTTATGTGGATGATCAATCTCAAAAAATCATCCAATTTCAAAGAAAAAGTCCTTTTGAGACTGGAATCAATAGTAATTATAGAAATAGATCTACAGATGAAAATTTGTATTTGTTCGAAAGAATGAAAAACGGCTTTTTTAAGGAAGGATCTTGTGTTTTAAGAGCTAAAATTAATATGGATTCTCAAAATATGAATATGAGAGATCCGATTATGTATAGAATTTTGCAAAAAAAACATCACAGAACTGGATATCAATGGTGTATTTATCCTACTTACGATTGGACTCATGGTCAATGTGATTATATTGAACAAATATCACATTCTTTATGCTCATTAGAATTTGAAAATAGACGTCCATTATATAATTGGTATTTAGATCAAATTTATGATAATGAGAAAATAAGACCTAAACAAATAGAATTTTCAAGATTAAATTTAAGTCATACTATAACTAGCAAGAGAAAAATTCAATATTTAATTGAAAAAAAAATAATTCAATCTTGGGATGATCCACGTATATTAACAATATCTGGATTACGTCGGAAAGGATATACTTCAACATCTTTAAAAAATTTTGTTCATAAAGTAGGAATTACAAAAAGAAATAATATCATTGATATATCTCTTTTAGAATTTTGGATTAGAGAACATTTAAATAAAATAGCTCCTAGAGTGATGGTAGTTTTTCATCCAATTAAATTAATTATTGATAATTATTCCATGAATACTACCGAATGGATAGAATCAGAAAATAATCCGGAAAATCCTAATTTCGGAAATAGAAAAGTCCCTTTTTCTAAATTTTTATATATTGAAAAAGACGATTTTTTAGAGAAACAAAGGAAAAATTTTTTTCGTCTTAGTATTGGAAAAGAAGTAAGACTTAAAAATGCTTACATTATAAAGGCTAATTCAATAATCAAAAATTATAAAGGAGAAATCAAAGAAATACACTGCTCTTATGATCCAAAAAGCAAATCTGGAAAAAAAGAAAAAACAAAAGAAAGAGGAAGAACAAAAAGCACTTTACACTGGGTTTCTATAAAACATTCTTTCCCTATAGAAATTAATTTGTATAATCCTCTTTTTTTGAAAAGAAATCCGGATATAGATTTTGATACATGTATCAACCCAAAATCAAAAGATAAAATCATAGGATATGCAGAACCTTATTTAAAAAAGGCGAAAAAAGGAGACCATTTTCAGTTTCAAAGAATTGGTTATTTTTATGTAGAAGATTCAACCATTAATAAAATTATTTTCAATAAAACAGCATATATAAAAAATCAATGGAAAAAATAA
- the rpoC gene encoding DNA-directed RNA polymerase subunit beta', translating to MNRNKNNKFNKVTIRLASPEIILKESHGEVLKPETINYRTHKPERDGLFCERIFGPVKDYECACGKYKRIRYKGIVCDRCGVEVTEKKVRRGRMGHISLVVPVVHIWCFRSSPNKIGYLLGLPSKKLEMIIYYERYVVIQGGLAFRSDGSSFQKGDFLTEEEYLHVLNKLPKGNQQLEDLDPNKFIAKMGAECIEDLLNRIDLNLLSLELRNQAHNETSKQRRIEALKRLQVVESFREGKKNGGNPSWMIIHVLSVIPPELRPLVPLDGGRYAASDMTDLYRRVLIRNNRLKRLIEIKAPEVILRNEKRMLQEAVDSLFDNSRKVSAVKSEANRPLKSLSDSLKGKQGRFRQNLLGKRVDYSARSVIVVGPHLKLHECGLPKDMAAELYKPFIIRKLIERGIVKTVKSSKKIIDKRDPMIWDILENVLRGHPILLNRAPTLHRLGIQAFQPKLIEGKAIQLHPLVCAAFNADFDGDQMAVHLPLSYGAILEAQLLMLASQNILNPANGSPITVPSQDMVLGLYYMTKPLLSDSKNKVKGEGLVFYSPEEVEIAYNQGVVDLHALVKVKVNIREEDKFSNKLIETTVGRILFNQVVPSQVGFINESLTKKSLREIIGKILHLTDVPTTANFLDDIKELGFYNAFKGGLSFGLGDIIIPDNKKDMVYHAIKQVDNVKMNYNMGLITNNERYNQVIDIWTNTNAMLTEKVMKYMREDRQGFNPVYMMLDSGARGSKEQIRQLSGMRGLMAKPQKAGSSGGEIIENPILSNFREGLSILEYFISTHGARKGLADTALKTADAGYLTRRLVDAAQDVIIKMEDCNTLRGLEISALKKNEEIVETLFDRILGRISLNDVYHPKDDLLIVSSGDMIDEKIARTIDKSGIEMVEVRSPLTCEAKMGICSKCYGRNLSTGKIIQKGEAVGVIAAQSIGEPGTQLTLRTFHVGGTAGNITESSQIRAKYDGIIEFEDLKFVRTKKNSKKIRIVVSRSTEMKLFNQKKSSILMVNNIPYGASLYVKHGDQLKTGDIICKWDLYNAVIVAEFSGIISYQHLEQGVTFQVEIDEQTGFQEKVITEVRNKNLVPTLKILNDKNEELKVYNLPVGAHLMVEDEEKIDVGKILVKVPRKSAKSGDITGGLPRLSELFEARNPSNPAVVSEMDGIVSHGKIKRGNREIIVESKTGEVRKYLVKLSNQILVQENDYVKAGMPLSDGAVTPNDILNIRGPRAVQEYLVKEIQEVYRLQGVKINDKHFEVIVLQMMRKVEVIDVGDTKFLEGNIEYKDDFIEENDRISRMKVVEDYGDSKIFKNGDIINYRDLRNENSVLKYKNKKLIKTRNATSATARPILQGITRAALQTKSFISAASFQETTKVLSEAAISSKTDYLYGLKENVIVGHKIPAGTGLREYENISTEIL from the coding sequence ATGAATAGAAATAAAAATAACAAATTTAATAAAGTAACTATTAGGTTGGCTTCTCCAGAAATAATATTGAAAGAATCTCATGGTGAAGTATTGAAACCGGAGACTATAAATTATAGAACTCATAAACCAGAAAGAGATGGACTTTTTTGCGAACGTATTTTTGGACCGGTTAAAGATTATGAATGTGCATGTGGAAAATATAAAAGAATTCGTTATAAAGGAATTGTTTGTGATAGATGTGGAGTAGAAGTAACTGAAAAAAAGGTCAGAAGAGGACGTATGGGGCACATTAGTCTTGTTGTTCCTGTTGTTCATATTTGGTGTTTTCGTTCTTCTCCCAATAAAATTGGGTATTTATTGGGATTACCTTCTAAAAAACTTGAAATGATTATTTATTATGAACGATATGTTGTTATTCAAGGAGGATTAGCATTTCGTTCAGATGGATCTTCTTTTCAAAAAGGCGATTTTCTAACTGAGGAAGAATATTTACATGTTTTAAATAAACTTCCAAAAGGAAATCAACAATTGGAAGATTTAGATCCGAACAAGTTTATTGCTAAAATGGGAGCAGAGTGTATAGAAGATCTTTTAAATCGTATTGATTTGAATCTATTATCACTTGAATTAAGAAATCAAGCTCATAACGAAACTTCTAAACAAAGACGTATTGAAGCATTAAAACGTTTACAAGTAGTGGAGTCTTTTCGGGAAGGTAAAAAAAATGGAGGAAATCCATCTTGGATGATTATTCATGTATTATCCGTAATTCCTCCTGAATTAAGACCTTTGGTCCCTTTAGATGGAGGACGTTATGCTGCTTCTGATATGACGGATTTATATCGTCGTGTACTTATAAGAAATAATCGTTTAAAAAGACTTATAGAAATTAAAGCACCAGAAGTTATTTTGAGGAATGAAAAAAGAATGCTTCAGGAAGCAGTAGATTCTCTTTTTGATAATTCAAGAAAAGTTTCTGCCGTAAAATCGGAAGCTAATCGTCCTTTAAAATCTTTATCAGATTCTTTAAAAGGAAAACAAGGTCGTTTTAGACAAAATCTTCTTGGAAAAAGGGTAGATTATTCTGCGAGATCTGTTATTGTAGTTGGACCACATTTGAAGTTGCATGAATGTGGTCTTCCTAAAGATATGGCTGCGGAACTTTATAAACCTTTCATTATACGTAAATTAATTGAAAGAGGAATAGTGAAAACAGTAAAATCTTCTAAAAAAATTATTGATAAAAGAGATCCTATGATATGGGATATTTTGGAAAATGTTTTAAGAGGACATCCCATATTATTGAATAGAGCTCCTACTTTACATAGATTGGGTATTCAAGCTTTTCAACCAAAATTAATAGAAGGAAAAGCTATTCAATTGCATCCTTTAGTTTGTGCTGCTTTTAATGCAGATTTTGATGGAGATCAAATGGCAGTTCATTTGCCTTTGTCATATGGAGCAATTTTGGAAGCTCAACTTTTAATGTTAGCTTCTCAAAACATATTAAATCCTGCTAATGGCTCTCCAATTACAGTTCCTTCTCAGGATATGGTATTAGGATTATATTATATGACGAAACCTTTATTATCAGATTCTAAAAATAAAGTCAAAGGAGAAGGACTTGTTTTTTATTCACCAGAAGAAGTTGAAATTGCATATAATCAAGGAGTAGTTGATTTGCATGCTTTGGTTAAAGTAAAAGTCAATATTCGTGAAGAAGATAAATTTTCTAACAAATTAATAGAAACTACTGTCGGTAGAATTTTATTTAACCAAGTCGTTCCCAGTCAGGTAGGTTTTATCAATGAATCTCTTACAAAAAAATCATTAAGAGAAATCATAGGAAAAATATTGCATCTTACAGACGTTCCTACTACTGCCAATTTTCTAGATGATATTAAAGAGTTAGGTTTTTATAACGCATTCAAAGGAGGTCTTTCTTTTGGATTGGGTGATATTATTATTCCTGATAATAAAAAAGATATGGTATATCATGCAATCAAACAGGTAGATAATGTAAAAATGAATTACAATATGGGATTGATAACAAATAATGAGCGTTATAATCAAGTTATTGATATATGGACAAATACTAATGCTATGCTTACAGAAAAAGTAATGAAATATATGCGGGAAGATAGACAAGGATTTAATCCTGTATATATGATGTTAGATTCTGGAGCAAGAGGTTCTAAAGAACAAATACGTCAGCTTTCTGGAATGCGTGGATTAATGGCAAAACCTCAAAAAGCGGGATCTTCTGGAGGAGAAATTATTGAGAACCCTATTTTATCCAATTTTAGGGAAGGTCTTTCTATCTTGGAATATTTTATATCCACTCATGGTGCTCGAAAAGGATTAGCTGATACAGCATTAAAAACAGCAGACGCTGGGTATCTTACAAGACGTTTAGTTGATGCTGCGCAAGATGTAATTATTAAAATGGAAGATTGTAACACTTTACGTGGATTAGAAATATCTGCATTGAAAAAAAATGAAGAAATAGTAGAAACTTTGTTTGATAGAATTTTAGGTCGTATATCTTTAAATGATGTTTATCATCCAAAAGATGATCTATTGATAGTCTCTTCTGGGGATATGATTGATGAAAAAATAGCGAGAACAATTGATAAATCTGGAATTGAAATGGTGGAAGTCCGATCTCCTTTAACTTGTGAAGCAAAAATGGGGATTTGTTCTAAATGTTACGGTCGTAATTTATCAACAGGAAAAATAATTCAAAAGGGAGAAGCTGTAGGTGTTATAGCAGCACAATCTATTGGAGAACCAGGGACTCAGTTAACATTGCGTACTTTTCATGTTGGAGGAACAGCAGGAAATATAACGGAATCTTCACAAATAAGAGCTAAATATGATGGAATTATAGAATTTGAAGACTTAAAATTTGTAAGAACAAAAAAAAATTCTAAAAAAATAAGAATAGTTGTTTCTAGATCTACAGAAATGAAGCTTTTTAATCAAAAAAAATCATCTATTTTAATGGTTAACAATATTCCTTATGGAGCTTCTTTATATGTAAAGCATGGAGATCAATTAAAGACAGGAGATATAATTTGTAAATGGGATTTATACAATGCAGTTATTGTTGCAGAATTTTCTGGAATTATATCTTATCAGCATTTAGAACAAGGTGTTACTTTTCAAGTAGAAATAGATGAACAAACTGGTTTTCAAGAAAAAGTAATCACAGAGGTAAGAAATAAAAATTTAGTTCCAACATTAAAAATATTGAATGATAAAAACGAAGAATTGAAAGTGTATAATCTTCCGGTAGGAGCTCATTTAATGGTAGAAGACGAAGAAAAAATAGATGTAGGTAAAATTTTGGTTAAAGTTCCCAGAAAATCAGCAAAATCTGGAGATATTACAGGTGGATTACCTCGTTTATCTGAATTATTTGAAGCACGTAATCCTTCTAATCCAGCTGTAGTTTCAGAAATGGATGGAATAGTAAGCCACGGAAAAATTAAAAGAGGAAATAGAGAAATTATTGTAGAATCTAAAACAGGTGAAGTCAGGAAATATCTTGTCAAATTATCTAATCAAATACTTGTTCAAGAAAATGATTATGTAAAAGCAGGAATGCCTTTATCCGATGGTGCTGTAACTCCTAATGATATTTTAAATATAAGAGGACCTAGAGCTGTTCAAGAATATTTAGTTAAAGAAATACAGGAAGTATATCGTTTGCAAGGAGTGAAAATTAATGATAAACATTTTGAAGTTATTGTTTTACAAATGATGAGAAAGGTAGAGGTTATAGATGTGGGTGATACTAAGTTTTTAGAAGGAAATATTGAATATAAAGATGATTTTATAGAAGAAAATGATAGAATCTCTCGTATGAAAGTAGTTGAAGATTATGGAGATTCAAAAATTTTTAAAAATGGAGATATTATTAATTATAGAGATTTAAGAAATGAAAACTCCGTTTTAAAATATAAAAATAAAAAATTGATAAAAACTAGAAATGCTACTTCTGCTACAGCTAGACCAATATTACAAGGAATAACAAGAGCGGCTTTACAGACTAAATCTTTTATATCTGCAGCTTCATTTCAGGAAACAACAAAAGTTCTAAGTGAAGCAGCTATAAGTAGTAAAACAGATTATTTATATGGATTAAAGGAAAATGTTATAGTGGGACATAAAATCCCTGCAGGAACTGGATTAAGAGAATATGAAAATATTTCGACAGAGATTTTATAA